The Hypomesus transpacificus isolate Combined female chromosome 3, fHypTra1, whole genome shotgun sequence genome has a window encoding:
- the exd1 gene encoding piRNA biogenesis protein EXD1: MLYNVTIVVDVKRLRKFPGVKLFFGHEILNVEFPHAAKSDKGEASEHRAEGHLTVAEFQPYRKNFRLDDEDNEENYVDFVVIEEFHEKFGPAVMHIRKQQVIGLGADGVGAFQHERLCWLQIATKNKVYLFDILLLGVRAFKNGLSMILENKHILKVTHDCRSITACLLAQFGVNLTNVFDTQVADVMCFHAESGGFLPDRVSTLQDVVSLYLQMPPSRLDSLRIRAQITQEDSEVWYVRPCPVSLLKVMALGVVHLLPLRLVLLDALMADYTGLVDSYLRASRQEPVHTQHIGTSCVLELPGELRELEWSCQQRQERALELYPVTEQGLLQRSNPRAHPPPPAHPPPPAQSPPHTPAPPTPPHPPATPALEPQPTASGPQAPVNCLQPRDIRTAPGLPPGLPPVLNPATPALEARQILRKQLSTASPAAPAGGMGLMEIVLDTMGRGRPLQSVASPSLPAFPALGRGLSLQAQAPTEGPGGAQKAPVSPGKMAGASPGSSPSLVPCPPQGRLVLPLVSSTLPGDVPGLGRGSFVHRPQALSSSLSLSFSSFRNT, from the exons TTGTTGATGTCAAGAGATTGAGGAAGTTCCCTGGTGTGAAACTCTTCTTCGGACATGAAATCCTAAATG TGGAATTTCCCCATGCTGCAAAGAGTGACAAGGG GGAAGCCAGTGAACACAGAGCGGAGGGTCACCTGACCGTGGCGGAGTTTCAGCCGTATAGGAAGAACTTCAGACTGG ATGATGAAGATAATGAGGAGAATTATGTAGACTTTGTGGTCATTGAAGAATTTCATGAGAAGTTTGGGCCTGCA GTGATGCACATCCGGAAACAACAGGTGATTGGCTTAGGAGCTGATGGAGTTGGGGCTTTCCAGCATGAGAGACTCTGTTGGTTAcag ATAGCCACCAAGAACAAGGTGTACCTGTTCGACATCCTGTTGCTTGGAGTTAGAGCTTTCAAGAATGGCCTTTCTATGATCCTGGAGAATAAGCACATCCTAAAG GTCACCCATGACTGCAGGAGCATCACTGCATGTTTATTGGCTCAGTTTGGAGTCAATCTCACAAACGTGTTTGACACACAG GTGGCGGATGTGATGTGCTTCCACGCGGAGAGCGGAGGCTTTCTCCCGGACAGGGTGAGCACCCTGCAGGACGTGGTGAGCCTCTACCTCCAGATGCCTCCCTCCCGCCTGGACTCCCTCAGGATCAGGGCCCAGATCACCCAG gAGGACTCGGAGGTGTGGTACGTGCGGCCCTGCCCCGTGTCCCTGCTGAAGGTCATGGCTCTGGGGGTGGTGCACCTGCTGCCCCTCAGGCTGGTGCTGCTGGACGCGCTCATGGCAGACTACACAGGCCTGGTGGACTCCTACCTGAGAGCCAGCCGCCAGGAGCCTGTCCACACGCAGCACATCGGCact agctGTGTGCTGGAGCTTCCTGGGGAGCTGAGGGAGCTGGAGTGGAGCTGTCAGCAGCGGCAGGAGAGAGCCCTGGAGCTGTACCCCGTCACTGAGCAGGGCCTGCTGCAGCGCTCCAACCCCCgggcccacccccctcccccagcccacccccctcccccagcccagagcccaCCACACACCCCTGCCCCTCCG accccaccacacccccctGCTACCCCGGCCCTGGAGCCCCAGCCCACAGCATCAGGGCCCCAGGCCCCAGTAAATTGTCTCCAGCCCAGAGACATCCGGACGGCCCCTGGCCTGCCCCCTGGCCTGCCCCCTGTCCTGAACCCAGCGACCCCAGCCCTGGAGGCCAGGCAGATCCTCAGGAAACAGCTGTCCACGGCCAGCCCTGCCGCTCCAGCTGGAGGCATGGGCCTCATGGAGATAGTCCTGGACACAATGGGCAGAGGGAGGCCCCTGCAGAGTGTAGCGTCACCCTCCCTGCCAGCCTTCCCTGCCCTTGGACgaggcctctctctccaggcacAGGCCCCCACAGAGGGCCCTGGAGGTGCCCAGAAAGCCCCTGTCTCTCCAGGGAAGATGGCGGGGGCCTCTCCTGGCTCAAGCCCCAGCCTggtcccctgccctccccagggAAGGCTGGTCCTGCCCCTGGTCTCCAGCACCCTGCCTGGGGATGTCCCTGGCTTGGGGAGGGGCTCCTTCGTCCACAGGCCCCAggctctctcctcatctctcagcctgtccttcagctccttcagaaaCACTTAA